A genomic segment from Pseudokineococcus lusitanus encodes:
- a CDS encoding adenylate kinase, with protein sequence MRLVLLGPPGAGKGTQAARLATELAVPAISTGDIFRANVSEGTELGREAQAFMDAGEYVPDTVTNAMVRDRLAADDARGGFLLDGYPRTTAQVAELDRMLDADGSSLDAVVELTVDTDEVVKRLAQRATEQHRSDDGEAVQRHRLEVYAAQTAPLVDVYAGRGLLRPVDGLGEVAEVTRRILAALGRG encoded by the coding sequence ATGAGGCTCGTGCTGCTCGGCCCGCCCGGGGCCGGCAAGGGCACGCAGGCCGCGCGGCTCGCCACCGAGCTCGCCGTGCCGGCGATCTCGACGGGCGACATCTTCCGCGCCAACGTCAGCGAGGGCACCGAGCTCGGGCGCGAGGCGCAGGCCTTCATGGACGCGGGGGAGTACGTCCCCGACACGGTGACGAACGCCATGGTCCGCGACCGCCTGGCCGCGGACGACGCCCGGGGCGGCTTCCTCCTCGACGGGTACCCGCGGACCACGGCCCAGGTGGCCGAGCTCGACCGGATGCTCGACGCGGACGGCAGCAGCCTGGACGCCGTCGTCGAGCTCACCGTCGACACCGACGAGGTGGTCAAGCGGCTCGCGCAGCGCGCCACGGAGCAGCACCGCTCCGACGACGGCGAGGCCGTGCAGCGGCACCGCCTGGAGGTCTACGCCGCGCAGACCGCACCCCTCGTCGACGTCTACGCCGGCCGGGGCCTGCTCCGCCCCGTCGACGGGCTCGGCGAGGTCGCCGAGGTCACCCGTCGCATCCTCGCGGCGCTCGGCCGGGGCTGA
- the secY gene encoding preprotein translocase subunit SecY, whose amino-acid sequence MLSALGRAFRTPDLRRKLLFTAGIMAIFRLGSFVPVPGVSYQNVQQCLASAPESNDLLGLVNLFSGGALLQLSVFALGIMPYITASIITQLLTVVIPRFEDLKKEGQQGQAKLTQYTRYLTIALAVLQSSTYIAVARAGQLFPNCAAEIIPDDSVVTIVLMVITMTAGTGLIMWMGELITERGVGNGMSLLIFTSIAATFPGQLWSIGLSRGWGVLAVVVAVGLVIVALVVFVEQSQRRVPVQYAKRMVGRRMYGGTSTYIPIKVNMAGVIPVIFASSLLYLPALVAQFNDQSAGWVQWINANLVTGDTAIYIVVYILLIIFFTYFYVGITFNPDEVSDNIKRVGGFIPGVRAGRPTAEYLDYVLTRITLPGAIYLGFVALIPLVALVLVDATQNFPFGGTSILIVVGVGLETVKQIESQLQQRTYEGFLR is encoded by the coding sequence GTGCTCAGCGCTCTCGGGCGGGCCTTCCGTACACCAGACCTCCGTCGCAAGCTGCTCTTCACCGCGGGGATCATGGCGATCTTCCGGCTGGGCTCCTTCGTCCCCGTGCCGGGCGTGAGCTACCAGAACGTGCAGCAGTGCCTCGCGTCCGCGCCGGAGTCGAACGACCTGCTGGGGCTGGTGAACCTCTTCAGCGGGGGAGCGCTGCTGCAGCTCTCGGTCTTCGCGCTCGGGATCATGCCGTACATCACCGCGAGCATCATCACGCAGCTGCTGACGGTCGTGATCCCCCGTTTCGAGGACCTCAAGAAGGAGGGCCAGCAGGGGCAGGCGAAGCTCACGCAGTACACGCGCTACCTGACCATCGCGCTGGCCGTGCTGCAGTCCTCGACCTACATCGCGGTGGCCCGCGCCGGCCAGCTGTTCCCCAACTGCGCCGCGGAGATCATCCCGGACGACTCCGTCGTCACCATCGTCCTCATGGTCATCACGATGACCGCGGGCACCGGCCTCATCATGTGGATGGGCGAGCTCATCACCGAGCGCGGCGTCGGCAACGGCATGTCGCTGCTCATCTTCACGTCCATCGCGGCGACGTTCCCGGGCCAGCTGTGGAGCATCGGGCTGTCGCGCGGCTGGGGCGTCCTCGCCGTCGTCGTGGCGGTCGGCCTCGTCATCGTGGCGCTCGTCGTCTTCGTCGAGCAGTCCCAGCGCCGGGTGCCGGTCCAGTACGCCAAGCGCATGGTCGGCCGCCGCATGTACGGCGGGACGAGCACCTACATCCCGATCAAGGTCAACATGGCCGGCGTCATCCCGGTCATCTTCGCCTCGTCGCTGCTCTACCTGCCCGCCCTCGTCGCGCAGTTCAACGACCAGAGCGCCGGCTGGGTGCAGTGGATCAACGCGAACCTCGTGACGGGCGACACGGCGATCTACATCGTCGTGTACATCCTGCTCATCATCTTCTTCACGTACTTCTACGTCGGGATCACGTTCAACCCGGACGAGGTCAGCGACAACATCAAGCGCGTCGGCGGCTTCATCCCCGGCGTGCGGGCGGGCCGGCCCACGGCCGAGTACCTCGACTACGTCCTCACGCGGATCACGCTGCCCGGCGCCATCTACCTCGGCTTCGTCGCGCTCATCCCGCTCGTGGCGCTCGTGCTCGTGGACGCCACGCAGAACTTCCCCTTCGGCGGCACGTCGATCCTCATCGTCGTCGGGGTCGGCCTCGAGACGGTGAAGCAGATCGAGTCGCAGCTGCAGCAGCGCACCTACGAGGGGTTCCTCCGATGA
- the rplO gene encoding 50S ribosomal protein L15: MADDTTGTQGEAPARTLRVHHLRPAPGAKTARTRVGRGEGSKGKTAGRGTKGSKARYQVSAAFEGGQTPLHMRLPKLRGFHNPFGTTYQVVNLDRLSELFPEGGTVGVAELVAAGAVRKNQKVKVLGQGSADVALQVTAHAFSASAVEKIAAAGGSTTTL, from the coding sequence ATGGCTGACGACACCACCGGCACGCAGGGCGAGGCCCCGGCCCGCACCCTGCGCGTGCACCACCTGCGCCCGGCCCCCGGCGCCAAGACGGCGCGCACCCGCGTCGGCCGCGGCGAGGGCAGCAAGGGCAAGACGGCCGGCCGCGGCACCAAGGGCTCCAAGGCCCGGTACCAGGTCTCGGCCGCCTTCGAGGGTGGCCAGACCCCGCTGCACATGCGGCTGCCGAAGCTGCGCGGGTTCCACAACCCGTTCGGCACGACCTACCAGGTCGTCAACCTCGACCGGCTCTCCGAGCTGTTCCCCGAGGGCGGCACCGTGGGCGTGGCAGAGCTCGTCGCCGCCGGCGCCGTGCGCAAGAACCAGAAGGTCAAGGTCCTCGGCCAGGGCAGCGCGGACGTCGCGCTGCAGGTCACGGCCCACGCCTTCTCGGCCTCCGCGGTGGAGAAGATCGCCGCGGCGGGTGGGTCCACGACCACCCTCTGA
- the rpmD gene encoding 50S ribosomal protein L30, protein MARLKVTQTRSPIGGKQNQRDTLRSLGLKRIGDVVVKDDRPEFRGMVTTVAHLVTLEEVD, encoded by the coding sequence ATGGCGCGCCTCAAGGTGACCCAGACCCGCTCGCCGATCGGCGGGAAGCAGAACCAGCGCGACACGCTGCGCAGCCTCGGCCTCAAGCGGATCGGGGACGTCGTCGTCAAGGACGACCGTCCCGAGTTCCGTGGCATGGTCACGACGGTCGCGCACCTCGTCACGCTCGAGGAGGTCGACTGA
- the rpsE gene encoding 30S ribosomal protein S5, whose product MPGPQRRGAGAGTGGPGGNDRRDRRDGRRGEPADRNQFLERVVTINRVSKVVKGGRRFSFTALVVVGDGDGTVGVGYGKAKEVPAAIAKGVEEAKKAFFRVPRAQGTIPHPVTGEAAAGVVLLRPASPGTGVIAGGPVRAVLECAGVHDVLSKSLGSSNAINIVHATVAALQGLERPESVAARRGKTVEEVAPAALVRAMSGTAS is encoded by the coding sequence ATGCCTGGACCCCAGCGCCGCGGCGCCGGTGCCGGCACGGGTGGCCCCGGCGGGAACGACCGCCGGGACCGTCGTGACGGCCGCCGGGGCGAGCCCGCGGACCGCAACCAGTTCCTCGAGCGCGTGGTGACCATCAACCGCGTCTCGAAGGTCGTCAAGGGCGGCCGCCGCTTCAGCTTCACCGCGCTCGTCGTCGTCGGGGACGGCGACGGCACGGTGGGCGTCGGCTACGGCAAGGCCAAGGAGGTGCCCGCGGCGATCGCCAAGGGCGTGGAGGAGGCGAAGAAGGCCTTCTTCCGCGTCCCGCGCGCCCAGGGCACCATCCCGCACCCCGTCACGGGCGAGGCCGCCGCCGGCGTCGTGCTCCTGCGTCCGGCGTCGCCGGGTACCGGTGTCATCGCCGGCGGCCCGGTGCGCGCCGTGCTCGAGTGCGCCGGCGTCCACGACGTCCTGTCGAAGTCGCTCGGCTCGAGCAACGCCATCAACATCGTCCACGCGACGGTGGCGGCGCTGCAGGGGCTCGAGCGCCCCGAGTCGGTCGCGGCCCGCCGCGGCAAGACCGTCGAGGAGGTCGCCCCGGCGGCCCTCGTCCGCGCGATGTCGGGGACGGCGTCCTGA
- the rplR gene encoding 50S ribosomal protein L18, protein MARRSSYRGVTAIKGTGTTAARNRRHLRVRKKVSGTAVRPRLVVNRSTRHMFVQVVDDTVGRTLASASTMEADLRVSDGDKTAKARRVGELVAERARAAGIEAVVFDRGGNRYHGRVAAVADGAREGGLAL, encoded by the coding sequence ATGGCTCGCAGGTCCTCCTACCGCGGGGTCACGGCGATCAAGGGCACCGGTACCACCGCTGCCCGCAACCGCCGCCACCTGCGCGTCCGCAAGAAGGTCTCCGGCACGGCGGTGCGCCCGCGCCTCGTCGTCAACCGCTCGACCCGGCACATGTTCGTGCAGGTCGTCGACGACACGGTCGGCCGCACGCTGGCCAGCGCGTCCACCATGGAGGCCGACCTCCGCGTCTCCGACGGCGACAAGACGGCCAAGGCCCGTCGTGTCGGCGAGCTCGTCGCCGAGCGGGCCCGCGCGGCCGGCATCGAGGCCGTGGTCTTCGACCGCGGCGGCAACCGCTACCACGGCCGGGTGGCCGCCGTCGCCGACGGCGCCCGCGAGGGTGGCCTGGCCCTCTAG
- the rplF gene encoding 50S ribosomal protein L6 produces MSRIGRLPIDVPAGVDVSIDGQDVVVKGPRGTLAHTVPGPIGVERGESGALQVTRPDDERTNRALHGLTRSLIANMVTGVTSGYEKKLEIVGTGYRVQAKGGSLEFALGFSHPVVITAPEGITFQVEAPTRFSVQGIDKQLVGEVSANIRKLRKPDPYKGKGVRYAGEQVRRKVGKAGK; encoded by the coding sequence ATGTCTCGCATCGGCAGGCTCCCGATCGACGTCCCCGCGGGCGTCGACGTCAGCATCGACGGCCAGGACGTCGTGGTGAAGGGCCCCCGCGGCACCCTCGCCCACACCGTGCCCGGCCCCATCGGCGTGGAGCGCGGCGAGTCCGGCGCGCTCCAGGTCACCCGCCCCGACGACGAGCGGACCAACCGGGCGCTGCACGGGCTCACCCGCTCGCTCATCGCCAACATGGTCACGGGCGTCACCTCGGGCTACGAGAAGAAGCTCGAGATCGTCGGCACCGGCTACCGCGTGCAGGCCAAGGGCGGCTCGCTCGAGTTCGCGCTCGGCTTCAGCCACCCGGTCGTCATCACCGCGCCGGAGGGCATCACCTTCCAGGTGGAGGCGCCCACGCGCTTCTCCGTGCAGGGGATCGACAAGCAGCTGGTCGGCGAGGTCTCGGCCAACATCCGCAAGCTCCGCAAGCCCGACCCGTACAAGGGCAAGGGCGTCCGCTACGCGGGCGAGCAGGTCCGACGCAAGGTCGGAAAGGCAGGTAAGTGA
- the rpsH gene encoding 30S ribosomal protein S8 — protein MTMTDPIADMLTRVRNANSAYHDDVTMPYSKLKQRIAEILQAEGYIAGWDVEDAEVGRKLTIQLKFGPNRERSIAGVRRVSKPGLRVYAKSTNLPRVLGGLGVAILSTSSGLLTDRQAKQQGVGGEVLAYVW, from the coding sequence ATGACGATGACCGACCCGATCGCGGACATGCTCACGCGTGTGCGGAACGCCAACTCGGCGTACCACGACGACGTGACCATGCCCTACAGCAAGCTCAAGCAGCGCATCGCCGAGATCCTCCAGGCCGAGGGCTACATCGCCGGCTGGGACGTCGAGGACGCCGAGGTGGGCCGCAAGCTCACCATCCAGCTGAAGTTCGGCCCCAACCGCGAGCGCTCCATCGCCGGGGTCCGCCGGGTCAGCAAGCCCGGCCTGCGCGTCTACGCCAAGTCCACGAACCTCCCGCGCGTGCTCGGCGGCCTCGGCGTGGCGATCCTGTCCACGTCCTCCGGCCTCCTCACGGACCGGCAGGCCAAGCAGCAGGGCGTGGGCGGGGAAGTCCTCGCCTACGTCTGGTGA
- a CDS encoding type Z 30S ribosomal protein S14: MAKTALINKAARKPKFGVRAYTRCQRCGRPHSVYRKFGLCRICLREMAHRGELPGITKSSW, from the coding sequence ATGGCGAAGACCGCCCTCATCAACAAGGCCGCCCGCAAGCCGAAGTTCGGCGTCCGCGCCTACACGCGCTGCCAGCGCTGCGGCCGGCCCCACTCGGTCTACCGCAAGTTCGGCCTGTGCCGGATCTGCCTGCGCGAGATGGCGCACCGCGGCGAGCTGCCCGGCATCACGAAGAGCTCCTGGTGA
- the rplE gene encoding 50S ribosomal protein L5, which produces MPRLKARYRSDVAPALREQFGFANVMQVPGLVKVVVNMGVGDAARDSKLIDGAVRDLTTITGQKPQVTKARKSIAQFKLREGMPIGCHTTLRGDRMWEFVDRLVSLALPRIRDFRGLSPKQFDGRGNYTFGLTEQSMFHEIDQDRIDRVRGMDVTVVTTARTDDEGRALLRQLGFPFKED; this is translated from the coding sequence ATGCCGCGCCTCAAGGCGCGGTACCGCTCCGACGTGGCGCCGGCCCTGCGCGAGCAGTTCGGCTTCGCCAACGTCATGCAGGTGCCCGGCCTCGTCAAGGTCGTCGTCAACATGGGCGTGGGTGACGCGGCCCGCGACTCCAAGCTCATCGACGGCGCCGTCCGCGACCTGACCACGATCACGGGTCAGAAGCCGCAGGTCACGAAGGCCCGCAAGTCGATCGCCCAGTTCAAGCTGCGCGAGGGCATGCCGATCGGCTGCCACACGACGCTGCGCGGCGACCGCATGTGGGAGTTCGTCGACCGGCTCGTGTCGCTCGCGCTGCCCCGCATCCGCGACTTCCGCGGCCTGTCGCCGAAGCAGTTCGACGGCCGGGGCAACTACACGTTCGGCCTCACGGAGCAGTCGATGTTCCACGAGATCGACCAGGACCGGATCGACCGGGTCCGGGGCATGGACGTCACGGTCGTCACGACCGCGCGCACCGACGACGAGGGCCGTGCGCTGCTGCGTCAGCTCGGCTTCCCCTTCAAGGAGGACTGA
- the rplX gene encoding 50S ribosomal protein L24, with product MTKPKIKIKKGDLVQVISGATQARGGDRGKQGRVIAVYPERQRVLVEGVNRVTKHVKAGTGRGTGGRETVESPLHISNVQIVDPETGRPTRVGVRTETTERDGRTVTTRVRVAKRSGKDIA from the coding sequence ATGACGAAGCCCAAGATCAAGATCAAGAAGGGCGACCTGGTCCAGGTCATCTCCGGCGCCACGCAGGCGCGCGGGGGCGACCGCGGCAAGCAGGGTCGCGTCATCGCGGTGTACCCCGAGCGCCAGCGCGTGCTGGTCGAGGGCGTCAACCGCGTCACCAAGCACGTGAAGGCCGGCACCGGGCGCGGCACCGGCGGTCGCGAGACCGTCGAGTCGCCCCTGCACATCAGCAACGTGCAGATCGTCGACCCGGAGACGGGTCGCCCGACCCGCGTCGGCGTGCGCACCGAGACGACCGAGCGCGACGGCCGCACCGTCACCACGCGGGTCCGCGTGGCCAAGCGCTCCGGCAAGGACATCGCATGA
- the rplN gene encoding 50S ribosomal protein L14, translated as MIQQESRLKVADNTGAKEILCIRVLGGSGRRYAGIGDVIVATVKDAIPGGNVKRGEVVKAVVVRTRKERRRPDGSYIRFDENAAVILKADGDPRGTRIFGPVGRELRDKKFMRIVSLAPEVL; from the coding sequence GTGATCCAGCAGGAGTCGCGGCTCAAGGTCGCCGACAACACGGGTGCCAAGGAGATCCTCTGCATCCGGGTGCTCGGCGGCTCCGGCCGTCGGTACGCCGGCATCGGGGACGTCATCGTGGCGACCGTCAAGGACGCCATCCCCGGCGGCAACGTGAAGAGGGGCGAGGTCGTCAAGGCGGTCGTCGTCCGCACCCGCAAGGAGCGCCGTCGTCCCGACGGCTCCTACATCCGCTTCGACGAGAACGCGGCCGTCATCCTCAAGGCCGACGGCGACCCGCGTGGGACGCGCATCTTCGGCCCGGTGGGCCGCGAGCTGCGCGACAAGAAGTTCATGCGGATCGTCTCGCTCGCCCCGGAGGTGCTCTGA
- the rpsQ gene encoding 30S ribosomal protein S17, with protein MSTDTQSTDAGDAQQRGYRKTRLGVVTSDKMDKTVVVVVEDRVKHPLYGKVIRRTSKVKAHDETNAVGVGDRVRIAETRPLSATKRWRVVEVLEKAV; from the coding sequence GTGAGCACCGACACCCAGAGCACCGACGCGGGGGACGCGCAGCAGCGCGGCTACCGCAAGACGCGCCTCGGCGTGGTCACCAGCGACAAGATGGACAAGACCGTCGTCGTCGTCGTCGAGGACCGCGTCAAGCACCCGCTGTACGGCAAGGTCATCCGCCGCACCAGCAAGGTCAAGGCGCACGACGAGACCAACGCCGTCGGCGTGGGCGACCGCGTGCGGATCGCCGAGACGCGACCGCTGTCGGCCACCAAGCGCTGGCGCGTCGTCGAGGTGCTCGAGAAGGCCGTCTGA
- the rplP gene encoding 50S ribosomal protein L16: protein MLVPRRLKHRKQHHPRRTGVAKGGTSIAFGDYGIQALEPAYVTNRQIESARIAMTRYMKRGGKVWINIYPDRPLTKKPAETRMGSGKGSPEWWVANVHPGRMMFEISGVDEPTAREAMRLAIHKLPMKCRFVAREGSEV, encoded by the coding sequence GTGCTGGTCCCCCGCAGGCTCAAGCACCGCAAGCAGCACCACCCGCGCCGCACCGGCGTGGCGAAGGGCGGCACGAGCATCGCCTTCGGCGACTACGGCATCCAGGCGCTCGAGCCGGCGTACGTCACCAACCGGCAGATCGAGTCGGCGCGTATCGCCATGACGCGGTACATGAAGCGTGGCGGGAAGGTGTGGATCAACATCTACCCGGACCGTCCGCTGACGAAGAAGCCCGCCGAGACCCGCATGGGCTCCGGCAAGGGCTCGCCCGAGTGGTGGGTGGCGAACGTCCACCCGGGCCGCATGATGTTCGAGATCTCCGGCGTGGACGAGCCCACCGCCCGCGAGGCGATGCGGCTCGCGATCCACAAGCTGCCGATGAAGTGCCGTTTCGTGGCGCGCGAGGGGAGTGAGGTCTGA
- the rpsC gene encoding 30S ribosomal protein S3, translated as MGQKVNPHGFRLGITTEHRSRWFADSTKSGQRYSDYVGEDVSIRKLMSTGMERAGIAKVDIERTRDRVRVDIHTARPGIVIGRRGAEADRLRGELEKLTGKQVQLNILEVKNPETDAQLVAQGIAEQLASRVAWRRAMRKGMQTASRAGAKGIRVQCSGRLGGAEMSRSEFYREGRVPLHTLRANIDYGFYEAKTTFGRIGVKVWVYKGDMTSRELAAQQANAPRGPRGPRAERPARGRRPGGDAPQGAPAGDAATAPQAVATPGSEG; from the coding sequence GTGGGCCAGAAGGTCAACCCGCACGGCTTCCGCCTGGGCATCACGACGGAGCACCGCTCGCGGTGGTTCGCCGACTCCACGAAGTCCGGCCAGCGCTACTCGGACTACGTCGGCGAGGACGTCTCCATCCGCAAGCTCATGTCCACGGGCATGGAGCGCGCCGGCATCGCCAAGGTCGACATCGAGCGCACCCGCGACCGCGTCCGGGTGGACATCCACACGGCGCGCCCGGGCATCGTCATCGGCCGCCGTGGCGCCGAGGCGGACCGTCTGCGCGGCGAGCTCGAGAAGCTCACCGGCAAGCAGGTCCAGCTCAACATCCTCGAGGTCAAGAACCCCGAGACCGACGCCCAGCTCGTCGCGCAGGGCATCGCCGAGCAGCTCGCGAGCCGCGTGGCCTGGCGCCGCGCGATGCGCAAGGGCATGCAGACGGCCTCCCGCGCCGGCGCCAAGGGGATCCGGGTGCAGTGCTCCGGTCGCCTCGGCGGCGCGGAGATGAGCCGCTCGGAGTTCTACCGCGAGGGCCGCGTGCCCCTGCACACGCTCCGCGCCAACATCGACTACGGCTTCTACGAGGCCAAGACGACCTTCGGACGCATCGGCGTCAAGGTGTGGGTCTACAAGGGCGACATGACGAGCCGCGAGCTCGCCGCCCAGCAGGCCAACGCCCCGCGCGGTCCGCGTGGCCCGCGTGCCGAGCGCCCGGCCCGCGGCCGTCGTCCCGGCGGCGACGCCCCCCAGGGCGCCCCGGCGGGCGACGCGGCCACCGCGCCGCAGGCCGTCGCGACCCCCGGATCGGAGGGCTGA
- the rplV gene encoding 50S ribosomal protein L22 codes for MEAMAKARFVRVTPQKARRVVDLVRGKRAEDALAVLAFAPQAASEPVRKVVQSAIANARVKAGEAGEAFDERRMVVQAAYVDEGPTLKRFRPRAQGRAARINKRTSHITVVVAPAPERAATSTRGRSS; via the coding sequence ATGGAAGCCATGGCGAAGGCGCGCTTCGTGCGCGTCACGCCCCAGAAGGCCCGACGCGTCGTCGACCTCGTCCGTGGCAAGCGGGCGGAGGACGCCCTGGCCGTGCTGGCGTTCGCGCCGCAGGCGGCGAGCGAGCCGGTGCGCAAGGTCGTGCAGAGCGCGATCGCCAACGCACGGGTCAAGGCGGGCGAGGCGGGCGAGGCCTTCGACGAGCGCAGGATGGTCGTCCAGGCCGCCTACGTCGACGAGGGCCCGACGCTCAAGCGGTTCCGCCCGCGCGCCCAGGGGCGCGCGGCGCGCATCAACAAGCGCACCAGCCACATCACCGTGGTGGTCGCGCCGGCGCCGGAGCGCGCCGCCACGTCGACGAGGGGGAGGAGCTCCTAG
- the rpsS gene encoding 30S ribosomal protein S19 produces the protein MPRSLKKGPFVDDHLQKKVDVQNEKGTKNLIKTWSRRSVVTPDFLGHTFAVHDGRKHVPVFVTEAMVGHKLGEFAPTRTFRGHVKDDRKGRRR, from the coding sequence ATGCCGCGCAGCCTGAAGAAGGGCCCCTTCGTCGACGACCACCTCCAGAAGAAGGTGGACGTCCAGAACGAGAAGGGCACCAAGAACCTCATCAAGACCTGGTCCCGGCGCTCCGTCGTCACCCCGGACTTCCTGGGCCACACCTTCGCCGTCCACGACGGCCGCAAGCACGTCCCGGTCTTCGTCACCGAGGCGATGGTCGGTCACAAGCTCGGGGAGTTCGCGCCCACGCGGACCTTCCGCGGCCACGTGAAGGACGACCGGAAGGGCCGTCGCCGCTGA
- the rplB gene encoding 50S ribosomal protein L2, translating to MGIRKYKPTTPGRRGSSVADFVEVTRSTPEKSLVRPLPKTGGRNSNGRITTRHHGGGHKRAYRVIDFRRADKDGVPAKVAHIEYDPNRTARIALLHYVDGEKRYIVAPNRLRQGDTVENGPGADIRPGSNLPLRNIPVGTVIHAIELRPGGGAKIARSAGTSVQLVAREGATAQLRMPSGEIRNVDVRCRATIGEVGNAEQSNINWGKAGRMRWKGRRPTVRGVAMNPVDHPHGGGEGKTSGGRHPVSPWGQPEGRTRRPGKPSDKQIVRRRRTGKKR from the coding sequence ATGGGTATCCGTAAGTACAAGCCGACGACGCCGGGCCGACGCGGCTCGTCCGTCGCCGACTTCGTCGAGGTCACGCGGTCCACGCCGGAGAAGTCGCTGGTGCGTCCCCTCCCCAAGACGGGCGGGCGCAACAGCAACGGCCGGATCACGACGCGGCACCACGGCGGCGGGCACAAGCGCGCCTACCGGGTGATCGACTTCCGTCGTGCCGACAAGGACGGCGTGCCGGCGAAGGTCGCGCACATCGAGTACGACCCCAACCGCACGGCACGCATCGCGCTCCTGCACTACGTGGACGGCGAGAAGCGCTACATCGTGGCGCCGAACCGCCTCCGCCAGGGCGACACGGTGGAGAACGGCCCGGGCGCGGACATCCGCCCCGGCAGCAACCTGCCGCTGCGCAACATCCCGGTCGGCACGGTGATCCACGCCATCGAGCTGCGGCCCGGCGGCGGTGCCAAGATCGCCCGCTCGGCCGGCACCTCGGTGCAGCTCGTCGCCCGCGAGGGCGCCACGGCCCAGCTGCGCATGCCCTCCGGCGAGATCCGGAACGTCGACGTGCGCTGCCGCGCCACGATCGGCGAGGTCGGCAACGCCGAGCAGTCGAACATCAACTGGGGCAAGGCCGGCCGCATGCGCTGGAAGGGCCGTCGTCCCACCGTCCGCGGTGTCGCGATGAACCCGGTCGACCACCCGCACGGTGGTGGTGAGGGCAAGACGTCCGGTGGTCGTCACCCGGTGAGCCCGTGGGGCCAGCCCGAGGGCCGTACCCGGCGTCCGGGCAAGCCCAGCGACAAGCAGATCGTCCGCCGGCGCCGTACCGGCAAGAAGCGCTGA
- the rplW gene encoding 50S ribosomal protein L23: MSSRFGKDPRDVLLAPVVSEKSYALLDEGKYTFLVDPRANKTEIRIAVERVFGVKVIGVNTANRQGKARRTRTGTGRRKDTKRAVVTLREGDTIDIFGTTA, from the coding sequence CTGTCGTCCCGCTTCGGCAAGGACCCGCGCGACGTGCTGCTCGCGCCGGTGGTGTCGGAGAAGAGCTACGCGCTGCTCGACGAGGGCAAGTACACGTTCCTCGTCGACCCCCGCGCGAACAAGACCGAGATCCGCATCGCGGTCGAGCGCGTGTTCGGCGTCAAGGTGATCGGGGTGAACACCGCGAACCGGCAGGGCAAGGCCCGGCGGACGCGCACCGGCACCGGTCGGCGCAAGGACACCAAGCGTGCGGTGGTGACGCTCCGCGAGGGCGACACCATCGACATCTTCGGCACGACCGCCTGA
- the rplD gene encoding 50S ribosomal protein L4, translating to MSTTTTGTTTRRVDVVDATGAVTGAAELPGDVFDVTANVPLIHQVVVAQLAAARQGTHATKTRGDVRGGGKKPFRQKGTGRARQGSTRAPQFAGGGVVHGPQPRDYSQRTPKKMKAAALRGALSDRARAGRVHVVGSFGTEVPSTKGALAALAALPGVAGSGRDGFLVVLERGDDTSWLSLRNVPGVHLLRVDQLNTYDVLCSDDVVFTEAALQTFLGGHGAATAESEADR from the coding sequence ATGTCCACCACCACCACGGGCACCACCACCCGCCGCGTCGACGTCGTCGACGCGACCGGTGCGGTCACGGGTGCCGCCGAGCTGCCGGGCGACGTCTTCGACGTCACCGCCAACGTGCCGCTCATCCACCAGGTCGTCGTGGCGCAGCTCGCCGCGGCCCGCCAGGGCACGCACGCCACCAAGACGCGCGGCGACGTGCGCGGCGGCGGCAAGAAGCCCTTCCGCCAGAAGGGCACCGGCCGCGCCCGCCAGGGCTCGACCCGTGCGCCGCAGTTCGCCGGCGGTGGCGTCGTCCACGGCCCGCAGCCGCGCGACTACAGCCAGCGCACGCCCAAGAAGATGAAGGCCGCCGCCCTGCGCGGTGCCCTCTCCGACCGGGCCCGCGCCGGCCGTGTGCACGTCGTCGGCTCCTTCGGGACCGAGGTCCCCTCGACCAAGGGCGCCCTCGCGGCCCTCGCGGCCCTGCCCGGCGTCGCCGGCAGCGGGCGCGACGGCTTCCTCGTCGTCCTCGAGCGCGGCGACGACACCAGCTGGCTGAGCCTGCGCAACGTGCCCGGCGTGCACCTGCTGCGCGTCGACCAGCTGAACACCTACGACGTGCTCTGCAGCGACGACGTCGTCTTCACCGAGGCGGCCCTGCAGACCTTCCTCGGCGGCCACGGCGCCGCCACGGCGGAGAGCGAGGCGGACCGGTGA